The Quadrisphaera sp. DSM 44207 genome window below encodes:
- the pgsA gene encoding CDP-diacylglycerol--glycerol-3-phosphate 3-phosphatidyltransferase, protein MTRADPLAVPSASPPPRNLNIANVLTVVRVALVPLVAWLLLLDGGADPVLRLLAFAAFVLAGITDRIDGELARRRNLVTDFGKVADPIADKLLLGTVLVGLSWLGEVPWWITVVILGRELGVTALRFWVIRHGVIPASSGGKLKTVLQLVALGMYLLPLRTWFDGAAEAVARGTAFAVLLAAVVVTVVTGADYVVRAVRLRRSARGGR, encoded by the coding sequence GTGACCCGCGCCGACCCCCTAGCGGTGCCCTCGGCGTCGCCGCCGCCGCGCAACCTCAACATCGCCAACGTCCTGACCGTGGTGCGGGTCGCGCTCGTGCCGCTGGTGGCCTGGCTGCTGCTCCTGGACGGCGGCGCGGACCCGGTGCTGCGCCTGCTGGCGTTCGCGGCGTTCGTGCTCGCCGGCATCACCGACCGCATCGACGGCGAGCTGGCCCGCCGGCGCAACCTCGTCACCGACTTCGGCAAGGTCGCCGACCCGATCGCGGACAAGCTGCTGCTCGGCACGGTGCTCGTCGGGCTGTCGTGGCTGGGCGAGGTGCCGTGGTGGATCACCGTCGTCATCCTCGGGCGCGAGCTCGGGGTCACGGCGCTGCGCTTCTGGGTCATCCGCCACGGGGTGATCCCGGCGTCGTCCGGGGGCAAGCTGAAGACGGTGCTCCAGCTCGTCGCCCTGGGCATGTACCTGCTGCCGCTGCGCACGTGGTTCGACGGCGCGGCCGAGGCGGTGGCGCGGGGGACGGCCTTCGCCGTGCTCCTGGCCGCCGTGGTCGTCACGGTCGTCACCGGCGCCGACTACGTGGTGCGGGCCGTGCGGCTGCGCCGCTCCGCCCGTGGCGGCCGCTGA
- a CDS encoding DNA translocase FtsK has product MATRTPTRRGAKSTRRAPVRSTRRPAGREQRAEPARLPLPLRAVRRAWMGTAHLVGGTARRLREDGGTDLDPDVRRDGVGLALVGLAIVVAAREWWGLRGSFGDVVHAVVGGTVGRVGLALPLLLLVCAVRLLRRPDSARANNRVAIGLSAIAVAVAGLVHLGSGSPNPTEGAAPVREAGGIVGYLVATPLAAALTVWVAVPLLVLLALFGVLVVTATPVHAIPSRLREGYSRLTGQDGDLEEPAPRARARRRRAGAHPLGEPRDGDEAYESPLVRADREAREAREAQQAREAEEALEVQEALDAHQASARAAARAEEAAARTVPVPAPPAPQRRPEPDRAVLEAPPTTQLPERVEQLFLSGDVTYTLPPDAALATGSSHKTRTPANERVVEALTGVLENFGIDARVTDYTRGPTVTRYEVELGTGVKVEKVTALSKNIAYAVASADVRILSPIPGKSAIGVEIPNTDRETVSLGDVLRSSAARKDEHPMLMGVGKDVEGGYVVANLAKTPHLLVAGATGAGKSSFVNSMIVSILMRATPDQVKMILVDPKRVELTAYDGIPHLITPIITNAKRAAEALQWVVAEMDARYDDLAAFGFKHVDDFNRAVRAGAVEPLPGSQRVLRPYPYLLVVVDELADLMMVAPRDVEDSIVRITQLARAAGIHLVLATQRPSVDVVTGLIKANVPSRLAFATSSLADSRVVLDQPGAEKLIGQGDALFLPMGSSKPARVQGAWVTETEVAAVVAHVKGQLDPDYREDVGASTGAKKEVDEDIGDDLELLLQAAELVVTTQFGSTSMLQRKLRVGFAKAGRLMDLLESRDVVGPSEGSKARDVLVKPDDLPTLLASLRGQGGAAAGSGGATAGSARSGATPLASAGASAAGAGADGTGWHDGEDDGEDDGEDDGASEDAWQLTDRA; this is encoded by the coding sequence ATGGCGACGCGCACCCCGACGCGCCGGGGGGCGAAGAGCACCCGACGCGCGCCGGTCCGGTCCACGCGGCGACCGGCGGGGCGCGAGCAGCGCGCGGAGCCCGCCAGGCTGCCGCTGCCGCTGCGCGCCGTCCGCCGCGCCTGGATGGGGACGGCGCACCTCGTCGGCGGGACGGCCCGCCGCCTGCGGGAGGACGGTGGGACGGACCTGGACCCGGACGTGCGGCGCGACGGCGTCGGGCTGGCCCTGGTGGGGCTGGCCATCGTGGTCGCCGCCCGCGAGTGGTGGGGCCTGCGGGGCTCCTTCGGCGACGTGGTGCACGCGGTCGTCGGCGGCACGGTCGGGCGGGTCGGGCTGGCGCTGCCCCTGCTGCTGCTGGTCTGCGCCGTGCGCCTGCTGCGCCGCCCCGACTCCGCCCGGGCCAACAACCGGGTGGCCATCGGCCTCAGCGCCATCGCCGTGGCCGTCGCCGGGCTGGTCCACCTCGGCTCCGGGTCCCCGAACCCCACCGAGGGCGCCGCGCCCGTGCGGGAGGCCGGCGGCATCGTCGGGTACCTCGTCGCCACGCCCCTGGCCGCGGCGCTGACCGTCTGGGTGGCCGTGCCGCTGCTGGTGCTGCTCGCCCTGTTCGGCGTGCTCGTCGTCACCGCGACGCCCGTGCACGCCATCCCCTCGCGGCTGCGCGAGGGCTACTCCCGCCTGACGGGCCAGGACGGCGACCTGGAGGAGCCGGCGCCGCGCGCCCGCGCCCGGCGCCGCCGCGCCGGCGCGCACCCGCTGGGGGAGCCGCGCGACGGCGACGAGGCCTACGAGTCCCCGCTCGTGCGCGCCGACCGGGAGGCCCGCGAGGCCCGCGAGGCCCAGCAGGCGCGGGAGGCCGAGGAGGCCCTGGAGGTCCAGGAGGCGCTGGACGCGCACCAGGCCTCCGCCCGGGCGGCGGCTCGGGCGGAGGAGGCCGCTGCGCGGACCGTGCCCGTCCCGGCCCCGCCCGCGCCGCAGCGCCGCCCCGAGCCGGACCGCGCCGTCCTGGAGGCCCCGCCCACCACGCAGCTGCCCGAGCGCGTGGAGCAGCTGTTCCTCTCCGGCGACGTCACCTACACCCTGCCGCCGGACGCCGCGCTGGCCACGGGCAGCAGCCACAAGACGCGCACGCCGGCCAACGAGCGCGTCGTCGAGGCGCTGACCGGGGTGCTGGAGAACTTCGGCATCGACGCCCGGGTCACCGACTACACCCGCGGCCCGACCGTGACGCGCTACGAGGTCGAGCTCGGCACCGGCGTGAAGGTCGAGAAGGTCACGGCCCTGAGCAAGAACATCGCCTACGCGGTGGCCAGCGCCGACGTGCGCATCCTCTCGCCGATCCCCGGCAAGTCCGCCATCGGCGTGGAGATCCCCAACACCGACCGCGAGACCGTCTCCCTCGGCGACGTGCTGCGCAGCTCGGCGGCCCGCAAGGACGAGCACCCGATGCTCATGGGCGTCGGCAAGGACGTCGAGGGCGGCTACGTCGTGGCGAACCTCGCCAAGACCCCGCACCTGCTCGTCGCGGGCGCCACCGGCGCGGGCAAGTCCAGCTTCGTCAACTCGATGATCGTCTCGATCCTCATGAGGGCCACGCCCGACCAGGTGAAGATGATCCTCGTCGACCCCAAGCGCGTGGAGCTGACCGCCTACGACGGCATCCCGCACCTCATCACGCCGATCATCACGAACGCGAAGAGGGCGGCCGAGGCGCTGCAGTGGGTCGTGGCGGAGATGGACGCCCGCTACGACGACCTCGCCGCGTTCGGGTTCAAGCACGTCGACGACTTCAACCGGGCGGTGCGCGCCGGCGCGGTCGAGCCCCTGCCGGGCAGCCAGCGCGTGCTGCGCCCCTACCCGTACCTGCTCGTCGTCGTCGACGAGCTCGCCGACCTGATGATGGTCGCGCCCCGCGACGTCGAGGACTCCATCGTCCGGATCACCCAGCTCGCCCGCGCGGCCGGCATCCACCTGGTGCTGGCGACCCAGCGCCCGAGCGTGGACGTCGTCACGGGCCTGATCAAGGCCAACGTGCCCTCGCGCCTGGCGTTCGCGACGTCCTCGCTCGCGGACTCCCGCGTCGTCCTGGACCAGCCGGGCGCGGAGAAGCTCATCGGCCAGGGCGACGCGCTGTTCCTGCCCATGGGCAGCTCCAAGCCGGCCCGCGTGCAGGGCGCGTGGGTGACCGAGACCGAGGTCGCCGCCGTCGTGGCGCACGTGAAGGGCCAGCTCGACCCCGACTACCGCGAGGACGTCGGCGCGTCGACCGGCGCGAAGAAGGAGGTCGACGAGGACATCGGCGACGACCTGGAGCTGCTGCTGCAGGCCGCCGAGCTCGTCGTGACCACGCAGTTCGGCTCCACGTCCATGCTGCAGCGCAAGCTGCGCGTGGGCTTCGCCAAGGCCGGGCGGCTCATGGACCTGCTGGAGTCCCGGGACGTCGTGGGCCCCAGCGAGGGCTCCAAGGCCCGCGACGTCCTCGTCAAGCCCGACGACCTGCCGACGCTGCTGGCGTCCCTGCGCGGGCAGGGCGGCGCGGCCGCGGGCTCCGGCGGCGCGACCGCGGGGTCGGCGCGCAGCGGGGCCACCCCCCTCGCCTCGGCGGGCGCCTCCGCGGCGGGCGCCGGCGCGGACGGCACCGGGTGGCACGACGGCGAGGACGACGGCGAGGACGACGGCGAGGACGACGGGGCGTCCGAGGACGCCTGGCAGCTGACCGACCGGGCGTGA
- a CDS encoding helix-turn-helix domain-containing protein has protein sequence MVLLRREIGDVLRAARQQQGRTLREVSGAARVSLGYLSEVERGQKEASSELLSSICDALDVPMSTVLREVSDRVAAVEEPARLLPGTGELEAALERDGVDAATAATAATAVEPVTIEAPRLERKALVSAA, from the coding sequence GTGGTCCTGCTCCGGCGCGAGATCGGCGACGTGCTGCGCGCCGCTCGCCAGCAGCAGGGGCGCACCCTGCGCGAGGTCTCCGGTGCGGCCCGCGTCTCCCTGGGCTACCTCTCCGAGGTCGAGCGCGGCCAGAAGGAGGCGTCCTCGGAGCTGCTGTCCTCCATCTGCGACGCCCTCGACGTGCCGATGTCCACGGTGCTGCGCGAGGTGAGCGATCGGGTGGCGGCCGTCGAGGAGCCGGCGCGGCTGCTGCCGGGCACCGGTGAGCTGGAGGCCGCGCTCGAGCGCGACGGCGTCGACGCCGCCACCGCCGCCACCGCCGCCACCGCCGTCGAGCCGGTGACGATCGAGGCGCCGCGCCTGGAGCGCAAGGCCCTCGTCTCCGCCGCCTGA
- a CDS encoding DNA-formamidopyrimidine glycosylase family protein has translation MPEGDVVWRTAQRLNTALAGQELLSGDLRWPSLAAADLSGRTVVEVVSAGKHLLCRTAAAGGAPLTLHSHLRMEGSWHVHATGAPWRTARAAHAVRAVLVTARWTAVGHRLGMLDLVPTDQEHRLVGHLGPDVLGPGWDPQRALENLRADPDRAVGEALLDQRVLAGVGTFFMAEALFVRGVTPWTPVRDVPDPAGLVALVHRMLDTCRHEVAQSTTGDPRPGRRQWVHARSGQPCHRCGTTVRVAMVGRAPQDRTAFYCPRCQRGPAPTDTGLPQRPLGSAPRAGGRRTAHRSPR, from the coding sequence GTGCCCGAGGGCGACGTCGTCTGGCGCACCGCGCAGCGCCTGAACACCGCGCTCGCCGGGCAGGAGCTGCTGTCCGGCGACCTGCGCTGGCCGTCCCTGGCGGCCGCGGACCTGTCCGGGCGCACCGTGGTGGAGGTCGTCAGCGCCGGCAAGCACCTGCTGTGCCGCACCGCCGCGGCGGGCGGGGCGCCGCTGACCCTGCACAGCCACCTGCGCATGGAGGGCTCCTGGCACGTGCACGCCACGGGGGCGCCCTGGCGCACGGCCCGCGCCGCGCACGCCGTGCGCGCCGTGCTCGTCACCGCGCGCTGGACCGCCGTGGGCCACCGGCTGGGGATGCTCGACCTCGTGCCCACGGACCAGGAGCACCGCCTGGTCGGGCACCTCGGCCCGGACGTGCTCGGGCCCGGCTGGGACCCGCAGCGGGCGCTGGAGAACCTGCGCGCCGATCCCGACCGCGCCGTCGGGGAGGCGCTGCTCGACCAGCGGGTGCTGGCGGGCGTCGGCACGTTCTTCATGGCCGAGGCGCTGTTCGTGCGGGGCGTGACCCCGTGGACGCCGGTGCGCGACGTCCCCGACCCCGCCGGCCTGGTCGCGCTCGTGCACCGCATGCTCGACACGTGCCGGCACGAGGTCGCCCAGTCCACGACGGGCGATCCGCGACCGGGGCGGCGGCAGTGGGTGCACGCTCGCTCGGGGCAGCCGTGCCACCGCTGCGGCACGACGGTGCGGGTCGCGATGGTCGGGCGCGCGCCGCAGGACCGCACCGCCTTCTACTGCCCCCGCTGCCAGCGCGGCCCGGCACCGACGGACACCGGCCTGCCGCAGCGGCCCCTCGGGTCGGCGCCCCGAGCCGGGGGACGCCGGACGGCGCACCGCTCGCCGCGCTGA
- a CDS encoding VIT1/CCC1 transporter family protein has translation MSAHEHPGEAHRGSVLARLTWLCAGVLGANDGIVSTAGLVVGVAGATSARGPVLLAGVAGVVAGALSMAGGEYVSVSTQRDTERAVLARERWELEHLPDEELAELAQMYADRGLPGPLAHQVARALTDHDALAAHAAVELGIDPDERSDPWRAAWSSMTASAAGALLPLLAVLLPPLTWRVPVTAAAVLLALALTGWASARTGGAPARPAVLRTVGVGAAAMAVTWTTGALVGAQIG, from the coding sequence GTGAGCGCGCACGAGCACCCCGGCGAGGCCCACCGCGGCTCGGTGCTAGCCCGGCTGACCTGGCTGTGCGCCGGCGTGCTCGGCGCCAACGACGGCATCGTCTCCACCGCGGGGCTCGTGGTCGGGGTGGCGGGCGCGACGAGCGCGCGGGGGCCGGTGCTGCTCGCCGGCGTCGCGGGCGTGGTGGCCGGCGCGCTGTCGATGGCCGGCGGGGAGTACGTGTCGGTGAGCACCCAGCGCGACACCGAGCGGGCGGTGCTGGCCCGCGAGCGGTGGGAGCTGGAGCACCTGCCCGACGAGGAGCTGGCGGAGCTGGCGCAGATGTACGCCGACCGCGGGCTGCCGGGTCCGCTGGCCCACCAGGTGGCCCGGGCTCTGACGGACCACGACGCGCTGGCCGCCCACGCCGCGGTCGAGCTGGGGATCGACCCGGACGAGCGCAGCGACCCGTGGCGGGCGGCGTGGAGCTCGATGACCGCGTCCGCCGCCGGCGCCCTGCTGCCGCTGCTCGCGGTGCTGCTGCCGCCGCTGACCTGGCGCGTGCCCGTCACGGCGGCGGCGGTGCTCCTCGCGCTGGCCCTGACCGGATGGGCCTCCGCCCGCACGGGCGGGGCGCCCGCGCGGCCCGCGGTGCTGCGCACGGTGGGGGTGGGCGCCGCCGCCATGGCGGTCACGTGGACGACGGGTGCGCTGGTGGGCGCGCAGATCGGGTGA
- a CDS encoding CinA family protein has product MAALRAAGLTVAVAESLTAGLVSARLADVPGASAVLRGGVVAYATDVKAGVLGVDAALLAEHGPVHEQVALAMARGARDLLGADLGVATTGVAGPRPQGGQPVGTVHVAVAGAGAGGRPVLRAERLALPGDRAAVRAAAAAAALRLLAAATAPA; this is encoded by the coding sequence GTGGCCGCGCTGCGGGCCGCCGGGCTGACGGTCGCGGTCGCCGAGTCCCTGACCGCCGGACTGGTCAGCGCCCGCCTCGCGGACGTCCCCGGCGCCTCCGCGGTGCTGCGCGGCGGGGTCGTCGCCTACGCCACCGACGTCAAGGCGGGCGTGCTGGGCGTGGACGCGGCGCTGCTCGCGGAGCACGGGCCCGTCCACGAGCAGGTCGCCCTCGCGATGGCCCGCGGCGCGCGGGACCTGCTCGGCGCCGACCTCGGGGTCGCGACCACCGGGGTCGCCGGGCCGCGGCCGCAGGGCGGGCAGCCCGTCGGCACCGTGCACGTCGCCGTCGCCGGGGCCGGCGCGGGCGGCCGCCCGGTGCTGCGCGCCGAGCGGCTGGCCCTGCCCGGCGACCGCGCGGCGGTGCGCGCCGCGGCCGCCGCGGCGGCGCTGCGGCTGCTGGCCGCCGCCACCGCACCGGCGTGA
- a CDS encoding ribonuclease J, whose translation MSQSHPELSPPRALAPGALRIVPLGGLGEVGRNMAVLEIDGKLLLIDCGVLFPEENQPGVDLILPDFSHIADRLGDVVALVLTHGHEDHIGAVPFLLRLRPDIPLVGSTLTLALVEAKLKEHRLTPYTLAVREGQVERLGPFECEFVAVNHSIPDALAVAVRTAAGTVLHTGDFKMDQLPLDGRITDLRAFARLGEAGVDLFMVDSTNAEVPGFTTSEREIRPALERVFATAQRRIIVASFASHVHRVQQVLDAAAAHGRKVALVGRSMVRNMGVAADLGYLDVPRGVLVDLRDVEDLPDERVVLMCTGSQGEPMAALSRMANRDHRIQVGTGDTVVLASSLIPGNENAVYRVINGLIRLGAEVVHSGNARVHVSGHASAGELLYVYNILRPRNVMPVHGEVRHLHANADLAVSTGVPRERVVIAEDGVVVDLRDGRAQIAGAVPCGYVYVDGSSVGSITDADLKDRRILGDEGFVSVFVVVDAATGKVVVGPEVHARGVAEEDAVFETIKPRIADALAQAASDGARDTHQLQQVVRRVVGRWAGTTLRRRPMIIPVVLEA comes from the coding sequence GTGAGCCAGTCGCACCCGGAGCTGTCCCCGCCGCGCGCGCTCGCGCCGGGCGCGCTGCGGATCGTCCCGCTCGGGGGCCTGGGCGAGGTCGGCCGCAACATGGCCGTGCTCGAGATCGACGGCAAGCTGCTGCTCATCGACTGCGGCGTGCTCTTCCCCGAGGAGAACCAGCCGGGCGTCGACCTGATCCTCCCCGACTTCAGCCACATCGCCGACCGGCTCGGGGACGTCGTCGCGCTCGTGCTCACCCACGGGCACGAAGACCACATCGGCGCCGTGCCCTTCCTGCTGCGCCTGCGCCCGGACATCCCGCTCGTCGGCTCCACGCTGACGCTGGCGCTGGTGGAGGCCAAGCTCAAGGAGCACCGCCTGACCCCGTACACCCTCGCCGTGCGCGAGGGGCAGGTCGAGCGCCTCGGGCCCTTCGAGTGCGAGTTCGTCGCGGTCAACCACTCCATCCCCGACGCCCTCGCGGTCGCCGTGCGCACGGCGGCGGGCACGGTGCTGCACACGGGCGACTTCAAGATGGACCAGCTGCCGCTGGACGGGCGGATCACCGACCTGCGCGCCTTCGCCCGGCTCGGCGAGGCCGGCGTGGACCTGTTCATGGTCGACTCCACCAACGCGGAGGTCCCCGGGTTCACGACGTCGGAGCGGGAGATCCGCCCGGCGCTGGAGCGGGTCTTCGCCACCGCGCAGCGGCGCATCATCGTCGCGAGCTTCGCCAGCCACGTGCACCGGGTGCAGCAGGTCCTCGACGCGGCGGCCGCGCACGGGCGCAAGGTGGCCCTGGTGGGGCGCTCGATGGTGCGCAACATGGGCGTCGCGGCCGACCTGGGCTACCTGGACGTGCCGCGGGGCGTCCTCGTCGACCTGCGCGACGTCGAGGACCTGCCGGACGAGCGCGTGGTGCTCATGTGCACCGGCTCCCAGGGCGAGCCGATGGCGGCCCTGTCGCGCATGGCCAACCGCGACCACCGCATCCAGGTCGGCACGGGCGACACGGTGGTGCTGGCGTCCTCCCTCATCCCCGGCAACGAGAACGCCGTCTACCGCGTCATCAACGGCCTGATCCGCCTCGGCGCGGAGGTCGTGCACTCGGGCAACGCGCGCGTGCACGTGTCCGGGCACGCCAGCGCGGGGGAGCTGCTGTACGTCTACAACATCCTGCGCCCGCGCAACGTCATGCCCGTGCACGGCGAGGTGCGCCACCTGCACGCCAACGCCGACCTCGCCGTGAGCACCGGGGTGCCGCGCGAGCGGGTGGTCATCGCCGAGGACGGCGTCGTCGTGGACCTGCGCGACGGCCGGGCGCAGATCGCCGGTGCCGTGCCGTGCGGCTACGTCTACGTCGACGGCTCCTCCGTGGGCAGCATCACGGACGCCGACCTGAAGGACCGCCGCATCCTCGGCGACGAGGGGTTCGTGTCCGTCTTCGTCGTCGTCGACGCCGCCACGGGCAAGGTCGTCGTGGGCCCGGAGGTGCACGCGCGGGGCGTGGCCGAGGAGGACGCGGTCTTCGAGACCATCAAGCCGCGCATCGCCGACGCCCTGGCCCAGGCCGCCAGCGACGGGGCCCGGGACACCCACCAGCTGCAGCAGGTGGTGCGCCGGGTCGTCGGGCGCTGGGCGGGCACGACGCTGCGCCGCCGACCGATGATCATCCCGGTGGTCCTGGAGGCCTGA
- a CDS encoding MiaB/RimO family radical SAM methylthiotransferase gives MPARSVALVTLGCVRNEVDSEELAGRLAGAGWDLVQDPADADVAVVNTCGFIEQAKKDSVDVLLEVADLKGAPARGSGDGAGGRRRPRTRAVVAVGCMAERYGAELAEALPEADAVLGFDSYADLSTHLEGLLHGRAPAPHVPRDRRSLLPVSPAARQAAAGAVALPGHGPAGDLPAGAAPPSGPRVVRARLDGSPHAGGAPSPWAPLKLASGCDRRCTFCAIPSFRGAFVSRPPQDVLAEARWLAERGARELFLVSENSTSYGKDLGDLRALERLLPQLAAVDGVERVRVSYLQPAEVRPGLLEAIAGTPGVVPYFDLSFQHAAPGVLRRMRRFGGTEAFLGLLEHVRALAPDAGVRSNVIAGFPGEAEEDVAELERFLTAARLDVVGVFGYSDEEGTQAASLDAKVGEHEVAARVARLSRLVEELTGQRAEERVGSLVTVLVEEVEDGAAVGRAEHQGPDVDGTTRLLGPAAAHPVGALVPARVVAAEGVDLVAEPLEAGAGRPS, from the coding sequence GTGCCAGCACGCAGCGTCGCTCTCGTCACGCTGGGCTGCGTCCGCAACGAGGTCGACTCCGAGGAGCTCGCGGGCCGCCTCGCCGGCGCCGGGTGGGACCTCGTCCAGGACCCCGCGGACGCCGACGTCGCCGTCGTCAACACGTGCGGCTTCATCGAGCAGGCGAAGAAGGACTCCGTCGACGTGCTCCTGGAGGTCGCCGACCTCAAGGGCGCGCCCGCGCGCGGGTCGGGCGACGGCGCGGGCGGGAGGCGCCGCCCGCGCACCCGGGCGGTCGTCGCGGTCGGCTGCATGGCCGAGCGGTACGGCGCGGAGCTGGCCGAGGCCCTGCCCGAGGCCGACGCGGTGCTCGGCTTCGACAGCTACGCGGACCTGTCCACGCACCTGGAGGGGCTGCTGCACGGCCGCGCCCCGGCGCCGCACGTGCCGCGCGACCGGCGCTCGCTGCTGCCGGTCAGCCCCGCCGCCCGCCAGGCCGCGGCGGGCGCGGTCGCGCTGCCCGGCCACGGCCCTGCGGGCGACCTGCCGGCGGGCGCGGCGCCCCCCTCGGGGCCGCGGGTGGTGCGAGCCCGCCTGGACGGGTCCCCGCACGCGGGAGGTGCCCCCAGCCCCTGGGCGCCGCTGAAGCTGGCCTCGGGGTGCGACCGCCGCTGCACCTTCTGCGCCATCCCCTCCTTCCGCGGCGCGTTCGTCTCCCGGCCCCCGCAGGACGTGCTCGCCGAGGCGCGCTGGCTCGCCGAGCGCGGCGCGCGCGAGCTGTTCCTCGTCTCGGAGAACTCCACCTCCTACGGCAAGGACCTCGGCGACCTGCGGGCCCTGGAGCGCCTGCTGCCGCAGCTGGCCGCCGTCGACGGCGTCGAGCGCGTGCGCGTGTCGTACCTGCAGCCCGCCGAGGTGCGCCCCGGCCTGCTGGAGGCGATCGCCGGCACGCCCGGCGTCGTCCCCTACTTCGACCTGTCCTTCCAGCACGCGGCGCCGGGCGTGCTGCGGCGCATGCGGCGCTTCGGCGGCACGGAGGCCTTCCTCGGGCTGCTCGAGCACGTGCGCGCCCTCGCCCCGGACGCCGGCGTGCGCTCCAACGTCATCGCCGGGTTCCCGGGGGAGGCGGAGGAGGACGTCGCCGAGCTCGAGCGGTTCCTCACCGCCGCGCGCCTGGACGTCGTGGGCGTCTTCGGGTACTCCGACGAGGAGGGCACGCAGGCCGCGTCGCTGGACGCCAAGGTCGGCGAGCACGAGGTCGCCGCCCGGGTGGCGCGCCTCTCGCGGCTGGTGGAGGAGCTGACCGGCCAGCGCGCCGAGGAGCGGGTCGGCTCGCTCGTCACCGTGCTGGTCGAGGAGGTCGAGGACGGCGCCGCCGTCGGGCGCGCCGAGCACCAGGGCCCGGACGTCGACGGCACCACCCGCCTGCTCGGCCCGGCCGCGGCGCACCCGGTCGGCGCCCTCGTGCCGGCGCGCGTCGTCGCCGCCGAGGGCGTCGACCTCGTCGCCGAGCCGCTGGAGGCCGGCGCCGGGAGGCCGTCGTGA
- a CDS encoding pyridoxamine 5'-phosphate oxidase family protein: MGAVHDGIDERLAAWLLEQPVFFVGTAPLDADGRVNVSPKGMAGTFAVLGASRVAYLDYTGSGVETIAHLRENGRIVVMFCAFSGPPTVVRLHGRGRVVLPDDADFPALRARFPKERTRGQRSVVVVDVERVADSCGYSVPLMDLRADRDVLDRAQGRRDDAYFARYWRTRNARSIDALPGLDPGTDPGTDPAPGA; the protein is encoded by the coding sequence ATGGGCGCGGTCCACGACGGCATCGACGAGCGCCTCGCGGCGTGGCTGCTCGAGCAGCCGGTGTTCTTCGTCGGCACGGCGCCGCTGGACGCCGACGGGCGCGTCAACGTCTCCCCCAAGGGCATGGCCGGCACCTTCGCCGTCCTGGGCGCCTCCCGCGTGGCGTACCTCGACTACACCGGCTCCGGGGTGGAGACCATCGCCCACCTGCGCGAGAACGGCCGGATCGTCGTGATGTTCTGCGCCTTCAGCGGGCCGCCGACCGTCGTGCGGCTGCACGGGCGCGGGCGCGTCGTCCTGCCCGACGACGCCGACTTCCCCGCGCTGCGGGCGCGCTTCCCGAAGGAGCGCACCCGGGGCCAGCGCTCGGTCGTCGTCGTCGACGTCGAGCGCGTCGCCGACTCGTGCGGGTACTCCGTGCCGCTGATGGACCTGCGCGCGGACCGCGACGTCCTCGACCGGGCGCAGGGCCGCCGCGACGACGCCTACTTCGCCCGGTACTGGCGCACGCGCAACGCGCGCAGCATCGACGCCCTGCCCGGACTCGACCCGGGCACCGATCCGGGCACCGATCCGGCACCGGGGGCCTGA